The Ignavibacteria bacterium genome contains the following window.
CAGCTGAAGGTGTCTTCGCGTTTTTCCTTGAATCGACATTTCTTGGTTTGTATATCTTTGGCAGGGAAAGAGTATCGAAAGGAGTTCACTGGTTTTCAATTCTAATGGTTGCTGTCGGTTCAACAATCTCTGCGTTCTGGATTTTAGTTGCTAATTCCTGGCAGCAAACACCTGCGGGTTATGTAATTCAGAACAATAGAGCTGAACTTGTTGATTTCTGGGCTGCTGTATTTAATCCTTCAACATTGCCAAGATTTTTCCACACTTTTACAGCTTCATTAATTAGTGGTGCGTTTTTAATGACGGGAGTTGCAGCTTACTGGCTAATTAGAAATAAATCAGTTGATGTTGCAAAGAAAGCCATTTCTTTCTCCGTTGTTTTTGGATTGATTGTTTCGTTACTTGAATTGTTCCCATTTGGTCATGAACACGCAAAACAAGTTGCACAAACTCAACCGGAGAAGTTTGCTGCAATTCAAGGTTTATATAAAACTCAGGAAGGTGCACCGCTTGCAATATTTGCAATTCCTGGGACAAAACCACCTAAACTTTATTTCCCTGTTGAAATTCCAGGACTTTTAAGCTGGTTAGCTTTTGGTGATATTAATGCGGAGATAAAAGGAATAAATGAATTTCCGCCAGATGAAATTCCACCTTTGTGGATAACA
Protein-coding sequences here:
- a CDS encoding cytochrome ubiquinol oxidase subunit I, which gives rise to MDPLLLARLQFALTVGFHFLFPPLTIGLAWMLVIIEAIGWKKKDEIYAKIGKFFGKVLGLIFAVGVASGIVMEFQFGTNWSEYSKFVGDVFGAPLAAEGVFAFFLESTFLGLYIFGRERVSKGVHWFSILMVAVGSTISAFWILVANSWQQTPAGYVIQNNRAELVDFWAAVFNPSTLPRFFHTFTASLISGAFLMTGVAAYWLIRNKSVDVAKKAISFSVVFGLIVSLLELFPFGHEHAKQVAQTQPEKFAAIQGLYKTQEGAPLAIFAIPGTKPPKLYFPVEIPGLLSWLAFGDINAEIKGINEFPPDEIPPLWITFVSYHNMVVLGLYFIFITALSAYFLRKKKLFEKKGLLKILMWSTPLPLIACQLGWISAEVGRQPWIVYKLMKTKDAVSVTVGAGELLFSIIIFVLIYILLLSIFLSLLFRWVKKGAEATTTQEVLQ